In Spinacia oleracea cultivar Varoflay chromosome 5, BTI_SOV_V1, whole genome shotgun sequence, a single window of DNA contains:
- the LOC110776323 gene encoding probable aspartic proteinase GIP2, producing MASSNRTFSLTFLVMLSALSFHFSNAHFVLPVVKDNTNSKYSYYTSLLVGNHHPSRVNLVIDLSNKWSWFTCDFFGYNTTSHGVPCHTPKCDRYAPLAPCSDGICVVDAYTPSSNFIYSNNLLEDTTKVYKQIQQNSLTQLSNVNLPNFPFTCGDNVPLKGLSPHTKGVVTLARVHVSLHSQISSTFKVARKFALCLPSSSPTSSGYNGAIYFGGSPNYLSKSLITTPLVINPNSTSPIYSPGDSSVEYFIKVKSIEIDETPIRFRSSLLSFDIKEAVGGTKISTMDPYTVLHSEIYKTLINVFITKATVMKMIRVASVAPFGACFSSKSVVNDAKTGPKVPIIDIIMDGKSPLFARWRIYGANSMVKVSDTVMCLGFVDGGLKPTTSIVIGGKQMEDNLVEIDLETSKLGVTSSLLHLGTSCSKFKGI from the coding sequence ATGGCTTCCTCCAATAGAACCTTTTCCCTTACCTTCCTTGTAATGTTGTCTGCTCTCTCATTTCATTTCTCCAATGCCCACTTCGTGCTTCCTGTTGTCAAGGACAACACTAATTCCAAATACTCGTATTACACTAGCCTCCTCGTAGGAAACCATCATCCAAGTCGTGTAAATTTAGTCATTGATCTTTCTAACAAGTGGTCATGGTTCACTTGTGACTTCTTTGGCTACAATACCACCTCCCATGGAGTACCCTGCCACACCCCCAAGTGCGACCGCTACGCACCATTGGCACCCTGTAGTGACGGCATTTGCGTTGTTGATGCCTACACCCCTAGTAGTAACTTCATATACTCCAATAACCTTTTAGAGGACACAACGAAGGTATACAAACAAATCCAACAAAACTCACTAACTCAACTCTCTAATGTTAACTTACCTAATTTCCCATTTACTTGTGGAGATAATGTCCCTTTAAAGGGCTTATCACCTCATACTAAAGGGGTTGTTACCCTTGCTAGGGTACATGTTTCATTACATTCTCAAATCTCTTCAACTTTCAAAGTTGCTCGTAAGTTTGCTCTTTGTCTTCCTAGCTCCAGCCCCACTTCTTCTGGCTATAATGGGGCAATCTACTTTGGGGGTAGCCCTAATTATTTGTCTAAATCACTAATTACCACCCCACTTGTAATTAACCCTAACAGTACTTCACCAATTTACTCACCAGGGGATTCTTCAGTAGAGTACTTCATTAAGGTAAAATCTATCGAAATCGATGAAACCCCGATTCGGTTCAGATCCTCGTTGTTGTCGTTCGACATAAAAGAAGCTGTTGGGGGGACAAAGATTAGCACAATGGACCCTTACACTGTACTACATAGTGAAATATACAAGACTCTTATCAATGTTTTTATAACAAAAGCAACTGTTATGAAGATGATTAGGGTTGCTTCAGTGGCTCCTTTCGGGGCGTGTTTTAGCTCGAAAAGTGTGGTTAATGATGCTAAAACTGGTCCGAAAGTGCCAATTATTGACATTATAATGGATGGTAAGAGTCCCTTGTTTGCAAGGTGGAGGATTTATGGGGCGAATTCGATGGTGAAGGTTTCGGATACTGTAATGTGTTTAGGGTTTGTGGATGGAGGTTTAAAACCAACTACTTCAATAGTGATAGGTGGGAAGCAAATGGAGGATAATTTggtggaaattgatcttgagaCTTCTAAGCTTGGAGTTACTTCGTCTCTTCTTCATTTGGGTACAAGCTGCTCCAAATTCAAAGGAATttaa